Proteins encoded together in one Corynebacterium liangguodongii window:
- a CDS encoding helix-turn-helix transcriptional regulator: protein MKIEQVMSPALRTTTSTLNAATHALPRRRAEISITLLQELARAQQDHYLVRFRYRRADGEETDREAEPHRLMTQGALWYLQAFDRARKDWRVFRLDRMESFHVTSWQFTPRVAPPSNFEKDLCELYSCTLRVEIEATEQQILHRIPAPYHAELEVTPYGCRFLVGANRWDDLAWHLLWVSRDLGRPILLPDSPEAAECRDAMKRIAANANEIAQG, encoded by the coding sequence ATGAAAATTGAACAAGTTATGTCGCCTGCGTTACGCACAACAACATCAACGCTCAATGCCGCCACCCACGCCTTGCCGCGTAGACGAGCAGAAATCAGCATCACCCTTCTCCAGGAACTAGCTCGAGCGCAACAGGATCACTATCTTGTTCGTTTCAGATATCGCAGGGCAGATGGCGAAGAAACTGACCGGGAAGCAGAACCTCACAGACTGATGACACAAGGAGCCTTGTGGTACCTGCAAGCATTCGATCGCGCACGGAAAGACTGGCGTGTTTTCCGCCTGGATCGCATGGAAAGTTTCCATGTCACTTCGTGGCAGTTCACACCACGGGTGGCGCCGCCAAGCAACTTTGAAAAAGACCTATGCGAGCTTTATTCATGTACTCTTCGCGTCGAAATAGAGGCTACCGAGCAACAAATACTTCACAGGATTCCCGCTCCGTACCACGCCGAACTCGAAGTGACCCCCTACGGGTGCCGGTTCCTGGTCGGCGCAAACCGGTGGGATGATCTCGCGTGGCATCTGTTGTGGGTAAGCCGTGACTTAGGCCGGCCTATCCTTCTTCCTGATTCACCCGAAGCCGCTGAGTGCCGTGACGCGATGAAACGCATCGCAGCTAACGCCAACGAGATTGCTCAGGGTTAG
- a CDS encoding DUF664 domain-containing protein — MYVPKLDDERDTLCNFIDDQLSSLRASAYGLDDCKARETPLRSELSISGIIKHVTFVMNQSLIAAKDTKTDQSDEAFFDSFVPGRSETLSDLLREFDRVRSVYLSACRGGDLESEISVGPMPWYGVHETQKARLRYRYVHDVEELARHAGHADIIREQLDGAKAPELIAAAEGRPANEYVTPWRS; from the coding sequence ATGTATGTACCTAAGTTGGACGATGAGCGAGATACGCTTTGCAACTTCATTGATGACCAGCTCTCGTCTCTGCGTGCCAGTGCCTACGGTCTCGATGACTGTAAAGCCCGCGAAACTCCCTTGCGCAGCGAGCTGAGCATTAGTGGGATTATTAAGCACGTCACGTTCGTGATGAACCAGTCCTTGATAGCTGCGAAGGATACAAAAACAGACCAGTCAGATGAGGCCTTTTTTGATAGTTTCGTGCCGGGAAGGAGCGAAACCCTTTCCGACCTGTTGCGTGAGTTTGATCGCGTGCGCAGTGTTTATTTGAGTGCCTGCCGCGGGGGAGATCTTGAGTCCGAGATCTCTGTGGGGCCAATGCCGTGGTACGGAGTACATGAAACCCAGAAGGCCAGGCTGCGTTACCGGTATGTGCACGATGTAGAGGAGCTTGCCCGTCATGCTGGTCATGCTGACATCATTCGCGAGCAATTGGACGGCGCGAAAGCTCCCGAATTGATTGCGGCAGCTGAGGGGAGACCGGCGAACGAGTACGTCACCCCCTGGCGTTCGTAG